From a single Mycolicibacterium moriokaense genomic region:
- a CDS encoding NADPH:quinone oxidoreductase family protein, giving the protein MRAWQVHGKGEPIDVLKLADVPIPPPGPGQLQVRVAAAGIGLPDVLMARATYPLTPPLPFTPGQELAGVVTAVGDGVDTPIGTRVMSTSGFIEGHGSFAEYTVVAAEQAFPVPNALDDAAAAGFWIPHMTGWLTLVDRGGIAAGDWLAVLGAAGGSGIAAVQLGNALGAKVLAVVGDEQKAQFCRDLGAEAVIVNRGGGLAEELRAATGGRGVDLIYDPVGGETAEQAHGALTRGGRLLAVGFASGRWPAIDTQLLVMTGTSVVGVFAGGYIRDELEAVHAKLSELVTAGRLRCAVTERVAFEELPKALQRLANREVIGKLVLNVP; this is encoded by the coding sequence ATGCGCGCCTGGCAGGTGCACGGCAAGGGCGAGCCCATCGACGTCCTCAAGCTCGCGGACGTACCGATCCCGCCGCCCGGGCCCGGGCAGTTGCAGGTGCGGGTCGCCGCCGCGGGTATCGGACTGCCCGACGTCCTGATGGCACGCGCCACGTATCCGCTGACTCCCCCGCTGCCGTTCACGCCCGGACAGGAGCTCGCCGGTGTCGTGACGGCCGTCGGCGACGGAGTCGACACCCCGATCGGCACCCGAGTGATGTCGACAAGCGGGTTCATCGAGGGCCACGGATCATTCGCCGAATACACGGTCGTGGCCGCCGAACAGGCCTTCCCGGTGCCCAACGCACTCGACGACGCCGCCGCCGCGGGCTTCTGGATTCCGCATATGACCGGCTGGCTGACTCTCGTGGATCGGGGCGGGATCGCCGCCGGCGACTGGTTGGCCGTGCTCGGCGCGGCAGGCGGTAGCGGCATCGCGGCCGTTCAGCTCGGCAACGCGCTGGGGGCCAAGGTGCTCGCCGTCGTCGGCGACGAACAGAAGGCGCAGTTCTGCCGCGACCTGGGAGCCGAGGCGGTCATCGTGAACCGCGGCGGCGGGCTGGCGGAAGAATTGCGTGCCGCCACCGGCGGGCGCGGCGTCGACCTGATCTACGACCCCGTCGGCGGCGAGACCGCCGAGCAGGCACACGGTGCGCTGACACGGGGTGGGCGACTGCTCGCCGTCGGATTCGCCAGCGGCCGCTGGCCGGCCATCGACACCCAACTGCTTGTCATGACCGGCACCTCGGTGGTCGGCGTGTTCGCAGGCGGCTACATCCGCGACGAACTCGAGGCGGTACACGCCAAGCTGTCCGAACTCGTGACCGCGGGACGGCTGCGCTGCGCGGTCACCGAGCGGGTGGCGTTCGAGGAGTTACCGAAGGCGCTGCAACGGTTGGCCAACCGCGAGGTGATCGGAAAGCTGGTGCTGAACGTGCCCTAG
- a CDS encoding phosphotransferase family protein, translating to MSERAALANYLDEALGDRAPLTVTPMPGGGSCEIFAVDRGADRWVLRRAPRHASSSTAHDVLREFRILDAIKDDSVRIARPVLSCDDPTVFGSPFYVMARVDGVPVRKVIPSAWAGAPDAHGQALEQLIDALVEIHSVDWKRCGLRDFAHPGAYLARQVARWLAQLDSYGGRELPAARRIGEWLDSRRPPDQPAVLAHGDYKLDNVLFAPDAPPRVLAVVDWEMASIGDPLVDLAWAMIFHPGPGGTMPLGMAGEPHFAQEHLPDERTLVARYAERSGRDVSEYGWYEVFSRWKLAIVLEGSYAKFMRGESDKSVHKMFGAQADLLLEGAAALIDREDT from the coding sequence ATGAGCGAGCGTGCGGCCCTTGCAAATTACCTCGACGAGGCACTCGGTGATCGTGCGCCGCTGACCGTCACGCCGATGCCCGGCGGCGGATCGTGCGAGATCTTCGCCGTCGACCGCGGTGCCGACCGCTGGGTGCTACGTAGGGCGCCGCGCCATGCCAGTTCCTCGACCGCACACGACGTGTTGCGCGAGTTCCGCATCCTCGACGCCATCAAGGACGACTCGGTGCGAATCGCGCGGCCCGTGCTGAGCTGTGACGATCCGACGGTGTTCGGCTCGCCGTTCTACGTGATGGCTCGCGTCGACGGCGTCCCGGTGCGCAAGGTCATCCCGTCGGCGTGGGCAGGCGCACCGGACGCTCACGGCCAGGCCCTCGAGCAGCTGATCGACGCATTGGTGGAAATCCATTCGGTCGACTGGAAGCGTTGTGGTCTACGCGATTTTGCGCATCCGGGCGCGTACTTGGCGCGGCAGGTTGCACGGTGGCTTGCCCAGTTGGACTCCTACGGGGGTCGGGAACTTCCTGCGGCACGGCGTATAGGCGAATGGCTGGATTCCCGGCGTCCGCCGGACCAACCGGCGGTGCTTGCACACGGGGATTACAAGCTGGACAACGTGCTGTTCGCACCCGATGCACCGCCGCGGGTGCTTGCCGTCGTCGATTGGGAGATGGCCTCGATCGGTGATCCGCTGGTGGACCTTGCGTGGGCGATGATCTTTCACCCCGGTCCGGGCGGGACCATGCCGCTCGGCATGGCAGGCGAGCCGCACTTCGCGCAAGAGCATCTGCCCGACGAGCGCACGCTTGTCGCGCGGTATGCCGAGCGATCGGGCCGCGATGTGTCCGAATACGGTTGGTACGAGGTGTTTTCGCGTTGGAAGCTGGCGATCGTCCTCGAGGGCAGCTACGCCAAGTTCATGCGGGGCGAGTCGGACAAGTCGGTGCACAAGATGTTCGGCGCCCAGGCTGACCTGCTGCTGGAGGGTGCTGCTGCCCTGATCGACCGAGAGGACACGTGA
- a CDS encoding NAD(P)H-binding protein — translation MSADRLRCLATGATGYIGGRLVPRLVDRGHAVRALARNPDKLADVTWRDRVEVARGDLADPDSLTAAFDGTDVVYYLVHSMGSSADFVAAEAESARNVVAAAKRAGVKRLVYLGGLHPSGVELSPHLRSRVAVGDILLDSGIETVVLQAGIVIGSGSASFEMMRHLTNRLPAMTTPKWVHNKIQPIAIHDVLHYLAEAATADVPASRTWDVGGQDVLEYGDAMQVYAQVAGLRRRVIVAIPFLTPTIASLWVGLVTPMPSGLARPLIESLEVDAVCDEHDIDTVIGPPPGGATNYRDAIGDALKNGPLPSDPRWAKVGR, via the coding sequence GTGTCTGCTGACCGACTTCGCTGCCTGGCGACCGGCGCGACCGGCTACATCGGTGGCCGGTTGGTGCCCCGACTGGTCGATCGCGGCCATGCGGTGCGGGCGTTGGCGCGCAACCCCGACAAACTCGCCGACGTGACGTGGCGTGACCGGGTCGAGGTCGCCCGCGGCGACCTCGCCGATCCCGATTCGCTCACCGCGGCGTTCGACGGCACCGACGTCGTCTACTACCTCGTGCACTCGATGGGCAGCTCGGCGGATTTCGTCGCTGCGGAGGCGGAGTCGGCCCGCAACGTCGTCGCCGCGGCCAAACGCGCAGGCGTGAAACGGCTGGTATATCTCGGCGGGCTGCATCCGTCGGGAGTCGAGTTGTCGCCGCATCTGCGATCGCGGGTCGCGGTCGGCGACATCCTGCTGGACTCCGGCATCGAGACGGTCGTTCTGCAGGCGGGGATCGTGATCGGTTCCGGCTCAGCGTCATTCGAGATGATGCGTCACCTCACCAACCGGCTCCCGGCGATGACGACGCCGAAGTGGGTGCACAACAAGATCCAGCCGATCGCGATCCACGACGTGCTGCACTATCTCGCCGAGGCCGCCACGGCCGACGTGCCCGCATCGCGCACGTGGGATGTCGGCGGCCAGGATGTGCTCGAGTACGGCGACGCGATGCAGGTCTACGCGCAGGTGGCCGGCCTGCGCCGACGCGTCATCGTCGCGATCCCGTTCCTGACACCGACGATCGCCAGCCTGTGGGTCGGCCTCGTCACGCCCATGCCGTCGGGCCTGGCCCGGCCGTTGATCGAATCGTTGGAGGTCGACGCGGTGTGCGACGAGCACGACATCGACACCGTCATCGGACCACCGCCGGGCGGGGCCACCAATTACCGCGACGCGATCGGCGACGCCCTGAAAAACGGTCCGCTGCCCAGCGATCCGCGGTGGGCCAAGGTCGGCCGGTGA
- the purF gene encoding amidophosphoribosyltransferase: MTGPQPDPEPREECGVFGVWAPGEEVAKLTYYGLYALQHRGQEAAGMAVADGSQVLVFKDLGLVSQVFDEQTLAAMEGHVAIGHCRYSTSGSTTWENAQPVFRNTAAGTGVALGHNGNLVNAADLATRAREAGLLETRGGPTATTDSDILGALLAHGAADSTLEQAALELLPTVRGAFCLTFMDETTLYAARDPYGVRPLSLGRLDRGWVVASETAALDIVGASFVRDIEPGELLAIDADGVRSTRFANPEPKGCVFEYVYLARPDSTLAGRSVHAARVDIGRRLAREKPVEADLVIGVPESGTPAAVGYAQESGIPYGQGLMKNAYVGRTFIQPSQTIRQLGIRLKLNPLKEVIRGKRLIVVDDSIVRGNTQRALVRMLREAGAVEVHVRIASPPVKWPCFYGIDFATPAELIANAASTEDDPSEMLEGVRHAIGADTLGYISQRGMIAATEQPASRLCSACFDGKYPIELPGETALGKNVIEHMLATAARTGVPIQAENDNVSALRRP, from the coding sequence GTGACCGGCCCGCAGCCCGATCCAGAACCCCGCGAAGAGTGTGGCGTATTCGGCGTCTGGGCGCCGGGCGAAGAAGTCGCCAAGCTCACGTACTACGGTCTCTACGCGCTACAGCACCGCGGCCAGGAGGCGGCCGGCATGGCCGTCGCCGATGGTTCGCAGGTGCTGGTCTTCAAAGATCTCGGCCTGGTGAGCCAGGTCTTCGACGAGCAGACCCTGGCGGCCATGGAAGGCCACGTCGCCATCGGGCATTGCCGCTACTCGACCAGCGGATCCACCACCTGGGAGAACGCCCAGCCGGTGTTCCGCAACACGGCGGCAGGCACCGGGGTTGCGCTGGGCCACAACGGCAACCTGGTCAACGCCGCCGATCTAGCCACGCGTGCGCGTGAGGCGGGGCTGCTGGAAACCCGTGGCGGACCCACGGCCACCACCGACTCCGACATCCTGGGCGCGCTGCTCGCCCACGGTGCCGCCGACTCGACGCTGGAGCAGGCCGCACTCGAACTGCTGCCGACCGTGCGAGGCGCGTTCTGTCTGACCTTCATGGACGAGACGACCCTCTATGCGGCCCGCGACCCCTATGGCGTGCGGCCGCTTTCGTTGGGGCGGCTGGACCGCGGCTGGGTTGTCGCGTCGGAGACCGCCGCGCTCGACATCGTCGGCGCCTCGTTCGTGCGCGACATCGAACCCGGTGAGCTCCTGGCCATCGACGCCGACGGTGTGCGCTCGACCCGCTTCGCGAACCCCGAGCCCAAGGGCTGCGTCTTCGAGTACGTGTATCTGGCCCGGCCGGACAGCACCCTCGCGGGCCGTTCCGTGCACGCCGCCCGCGTGGACATCGGCCGCCGGCTGGCCCGAGAGAAGCCCGTCGAGGCCGACCTGGTGATCGGCGTGCCGGAGTCGGGCACACCTGCCGCCGTCGGATACGCGCAGGAGTCGGGTATCCCGTACGGGCAGGGTCTGATGAAGAACGCCTATGTGGGGCGCACGTTCATCCAGCCGTCGCAGACCATCCGCCAGCTCGGTATCCGGCTGAAGCTCAACCCGCTCAAGGAAGTGATCCGCGGTAAGCGATTGATCGTCGTGGACGACTCCATCGTGCGCGGCAACACGCAGCGGGCACTGGTGCGGATGCTGCGGGAGGCCGGCGCCGTCGAGGTGCACGTGCGCATCGCGTCGCCACCGGTGAAGTGGCCGTGCTTCTACGGCATCGACTTCGCCACGCCCGCCGAGTTGATCGCCAACGCCGCCAGCACCGAGGACGATCCGAGCGAGATGCTCGAGGGCGTGCGGCACGCCATCGGTGCCGACACGTTGGGCTACATCTCGCAGCGGGGCATGATCGCGGCCACGGAGCAGCCCGCGTCGCGGCTGTGCTCGGCGTGCTTCGACGGCAAGTATCCGATCGAGCTGCCGGGCGAAACGGCGTTGGGCAAGAACGTGATCGAGCACATGCTGGCGACCGCGGCTCGCACCGGGGTGCCGATTCAGGCCGAGAACGACAACGTCTCGGCCCTGCGCAGGCCCTAG
- a CDS encoding acyl-CoA dehydrogenase family protein: MAWDFETDPEFEQQLAWMREFIDTQIVPLEPILDEKMGGDEWVAIKRHLQDQVKARGLWAAFLDPELGGTGFGQLKLALMSEIIGRSMVSMVVFGVQAPDSGNMELLAHGATEEQKQRWLWPNLRGDITSAFALTEPFLAGADPTVIGTTATLDDDHWIINGHKWFTTNASTADIILVVAETNPEGRPHRHASIFVVPAGTPGMTIVRDIPTMAHPDTEYGRVGNHAEVVFTDCRVPADHLIGAPGEGFQLAQQRLGGGRIHHSMRWLGQAQRSLDIMCERAVSRSSHGRRLGDHQMIQDYIALSHMEIQAARLLTFQTAWKMDKYGAAAVRAELGMIKAHVSKVVLGVLDRTIQVCGALGYSADLPVESWYRTTRFGPIGDGPDELHKSVLARTILRNYEPVQGWPTEHIPSRRPAAEKKWASLCTAAGLA; this comes from the coding sequence GTGGCATGGGATTTCGAAACAGATCCTGAGTTCGAGCAGCAGTTGGCGTGGATGCGCGAGTTCATCGACACGCAGATCGTGCCGCTCGAGCCCATCCTCGACGAGAAGATGGGAGGCGACGAATGGGTCGCGATCAAACGGCACCTGCAGGATCAGGTGAAGGCGCGCGGTCTGTGGGCGGCGTTCCTCGACCCGGAACTCGGCGGGACCGGCTTCGGTCAGCTCAAGCTTGCCCTGATGTCGGAGATCATCGGCCGCAGCATGGTCTCGATGGTGGTCTTCGGGGTGCAGGCGCCCGACAGCGGGAACATGGAGCTGCTGGCGCACGGCGCCACCGAGGAGCAGAAGCAACGCTGGCTGTGGCCCAACCTACGCGGCGACATCACCAGTGCGTTCGCGCTCACCGAGCCGTTCCTCGCAGGCGCCGACCCGACGGTGATCGGAACCACCGCCACCCTTGACGATGACCACTGGATCATCAACGGCCACAAGTGGTTTACCACGAACGCATCCACCGCCGACATCATCCTCGTGGTCGCCGAGACCAACCCGGAAGGCCGACCGCACCGGCACGCGTCGATCTTCGTGGTACCCGCAGGCACGCCGGGTATGACGATCGTGCGCGACATTCCGACGATGGCCCATCCCGACACCGAATACGGGAGGGTCGGCAACCACGCGGAGGTCGTATTCACCGACTGCCGCGTCCCCGCGGACCACCTCATCGGCGCGCCGGGCGAGGGATTCCAGCTCGCGCAGCAGCGGCTCGGCGGAGGACGCATCCACCACTCGATGCGCTGGCTCGGACAGGCCCAGCGCTCGCTCGACATCATGTGCGAGCGAGCCGTCTCCCGGTCGTCGCACGGCAGACGCCTGGGTGATCACCAGATGATCCAGGACTACATTGCGTTGTCGCACATGGAGATCCAGGCAGCGCGTCTGCTCACGTTCCAGACCGCGTGGAAGATGGACAAGTACGGCGCGGCGGCCGTCCGTGCCGAGCTCGGGATGATCAAGGCGCACGTGTCCAAGGTCGTGCTCGGTGTACTCGACCGGACCATTCAGGTATGCGGAGCACTCGGCTACTCCGCCGACCTGCCGGTCGAATCCTGGTATCGCACCACCAGGTTCGGCCCGATCGGCGACGGCCCGGACGAACTGCACAAGTCGGTGCTGGCGCGCACAATCCTGCGGAACTACGAACCGGTGCAGGGCTGGCCGACTGAACACATCCCCAGCCGCCGCCCCGCGGCAGAAAAGAAGTGGGCGTCGTTGTGCACGGCGGCCGGGCTCGCATGA
- a CDS encoding SDR family NAD(P)-dependent oxidoreductase → MTRGRTRGNAAPVLSLAGRSALVTGGGTGIGKACATALAEAGAAVVICGPDLAVLDAAAEQMPGDVRSVVADVTDEAQVQAAVEAACVDGALDIAVANAGVPMPGSVLHITDEHWMGPVGVNVLGTAHTIKHAARRMVDRGGSIVAISSIASLRPASFMATYNVTKAAVDELVRTCAAELGRFGIRVNGVRPGWVATETVATTTTSENMAIVREGTPLAGLSDHDGLGRPEDVARAVVYFASDYSGWITGQLLGVCGGSSLPPPSGDFSYVARMLFPDDMARDFGEVS, encoded by the coding sequence ATGACACGTGGCAGGACACGAGGTAATGCAGCGCCCGTGCTGTCGTTGGCGGGGCGCAGCGCGCTGGTGACAGGAGGCGGCACCGGAATCGGCAAGGCGTGCGCGACGGCGTTGGCCGAGGCCGGTGCGGCTGTGGTGATCTGCGGACCCGACCTTGCCGTCCTCGACGCGGCGGCGGAGCAGATGCCAGGCGACGTGCGCAGCGTCGTCGCCGACGTCACCGACGAGGCGCAGGTGCAGGCGGCGGTCGAGGCGGCGTGCGTCGACGGTGCGCTGGACATCGCGGTCGCCAACGCCGGTGTCCCGATGCCGGGTTCGGTCTTGCACATCACCGACGAGCACTGGATGGGTCCCGTCGGTGTGAACGTTCTCGGTACCGCGCACACCATCAAGCACGCCGCGCGAAGGATGGTGGATAGGGGCGGCTCCATCGTCGCGATCTCGTCGATCGCCAGTCTGCGGCCCGCGTCGTTCATGGCGACCTACAACGTCACCAAGGCCGCCGTCGACGAGTTGGTGCGCACTTGCGCGGCCGAACTCGGCCGGTTCGGGATCCGCGTCAACGGGGTACGCCCGGGCTGGGTGGCCACCGAAACCGTCGCCACGACAACCACTTCGGAGAACATGGCGATCGTCCGTGAGGGAACGCCGCTGGCGGGGCTGAGCGATCACGACGGGCTCGGGCGGCCGGAGGACGTCGCCCGCGCGGTCGTGTACTTCGCGTCCGACTACTCCGGATGGATCACCGGCCAGCTGCTCGGCGTGTGCGGCGGATCGTCGCTGCCGCCGCCCTCGGGCGACTTCTCCTACGTCGCGAGGATGCTGTTCCCCGACGACATGGCACGCGATTTCGGCGAGGTGAGCTGA
- a CDS encoding TetR/AcrR family transcriptional regulator: MPKANDFELEADEIIAAAVEIFLEQGLDAVSMRSVAARLGVSPAPLYSRVGNKDALVDAIADHLLSELAPPHTDDEPWTDYATRWATELRERLRRAHDSRLILVTDRDAYVEASRPLVAVMRASGFAADAAVQACRLVMWATVGFVAIETAAKAPPTRATRRGRSGSNPHGVTSEDADELFALQIRYVIDGIARDAQGKQGD, translated from the coding sequence ATGCCGAAGGCCAACGACTTCGAGCTGGAGGCCGACGAGATCATCGCGGCCGCGGTGGAGATCTTCCTCGAACAGGGACTCGATGCGGTGAGCATGCGCAGCGTGGCGGCGCGTCTCGGGGTGTCGCCTGCGCCGCTGTACAGCCGCGTCGGCAACAAGGACGCGCTGGTCGATGCGATCGCAGACCATCTGCTGTCGGAGCTGGCCCCGCCGCACACCGATGACGAACCGTGGACCGACTATGCGACGCGCTGGGCGACCGAGCTGCGCGAGCGCCTGCGACGGGCCCATGACAGCCGCTTGATTCTCGTCACGGACCGTGACGCCTACGTCGAGGCGTCGCGCCCACTGGTGGCGGTCATGCGCGCCAGTGGCTTCGCCGCCGACGCGGCGGTGCAGGCCTGCCGTTTGGTGATGTGGGCGACGGTCGGATTCGTCGCGATCGAGACCGCCGCCAAAGCGCCGCCCACCCGCGCGACCAGACGCGGCCGGTCCGGCAGCAATCCGCACGGCGTGACATCCGAGGACGCCGACGAACTGTTCGCCCTGCAGATTCGGTATGTGATCGACGGCATTGCACGCGATGCACAAGGGAAACAAGGGGATTGA
- a CDS encoding SDR family NAD(P)-dependent oxidoreductase, with amino-acid sequence MTIPNLRADDKVVVITGASKGLGRAMALGFAEAGADIVVASRKLESCQRVADEVRATGRRALPVSCHVGDWEQCRRLIDDTVAEFGRIDVLINNAGIAPVPPTLKDVTAELFDKTLDVNLKGPLRLTALAAEHMPAGGAVINISSKASLYPSPVTVVYAAAKAGLNVLTKAAGQEFGPRGIRVNAIVCGTFHTDSLHKSMPTEEAREFMASNVSLGRIASAGEIVGTALYLASDASSYLNGALIELDGG; translated from the coding sequence ATGACGATTCCGAATCTGCGCGCCGACGACAAGGTCGTCGTCATCACCGGGGCCAGCAAGGGGCTCGGCCGTGCGATGGCTCTCGGGTTCGCCGAGGCGGGCGCCGACATCGTGGTGGCAAGCCGCAAGCTGGAAAGCTGTCAACGGGTGGCCGACGAGGTGCGCGCGACCGGCCGCAGGGCGCTACCCGTCAGCTGCCACGTCGGCGACTGGGAACAGTGCCGGCGCCTGATCGACGACACCGTGGCCGAGTTCGGCCGCATCGACGTCCTGATCAACAACGCGGGCATCGCCCCGGTGCCGCCCACGCTCAAGGACGTCACCGCGGAGCTCTTCGACAAGACACTCGACGTCAACCTGAAGGGCCCGCTGCGGCTGACCGCCCTTGCGGCCGAGCACATGCCGGCCGGGGGCGCGGTGATCAACATCAGCTCGAAGGCGTCGCTCTATCCGAGCCCGGTCACGGTCGTGTACGCGGCGGCCAAGGCCGGACTGAATGTGCTGACCAAGGCGGCGGGGCAGGAGTTCGGGCCGCGCGGCATCCGGGTCAACGCCATCGTGTGCGGCACGTTCCACACCGACAGCCTGCACAAGTCGATGCCGACGGAGGAGGCACGAGAATTCATGGCGTCGAATGTGAGCCTGGGCCGCATCGCATCGGCCGGCGAGATCGTCGGCACTGCGCTGTATTTGGCCAGTGACGCGAGCTCGTACCTCAACGGCGCGCTCATCGAGCTCGACGGCGGCTAG